AGGACGTCGAGCGGACCGTCGGCGAGGGCCCAGGCGGGGCCCCTGCCTGCCGCCGTCGCCACCAGCTCGGACGGGGTCTGTGTCCCGTCGGACACCGTCGAGTGGGTGTGGAGGTCGATGCGCACACCTCACTGTACGTTTCCACGCCGCGCGGACGGTGGGACGATGGGAAGAAGCACAGCACCACGACCCGAGGATGACGATGAGCTCCGAGACCACGCCCGCCCAGACGACGCCCGAGGACCAGTCGATCGCCGAGCGGGGCTCCAACCGTTCGCTGCGCCCGTCGTCGGACGCCTTCCGCAACTTCATCTGGTCCGGCTGGGCACCGCGCCCTGACGCCCGCCCGGAGCGCGCGCCGTACGCGGACTTCACCGCTGCGCGCCGCGAGGCGCTCTCGGCTCGCTTCCCGGGCACGCGGCTCGTCGTCCCTGCAGGCGGCCTCAAGGTCCGCTCGAACGACACGGACTACCGCTTCCGCCCGCACTCCGCGTTCGCGCACCTCACGGGGCTCGGCACGGACCAGGAGCCCGACGCCGTGCTCGTCCTCGACCCGCGCGAGGACGGCGGGCACGACGCCGTGCTCTTCTTCCGCCCCCTCGCGGAGCGCAACACGACCGAGTTCTACGCGGACGCCCGCTACGGCGAGTTCTGGGTCGGGGCGCGGCCGAGCCTCACGGACCTCGAGGCGCTCACCGGCATCGCGACCGCGCACGTCGACGAGCTCGCCGACCGCGTCGCGAAGGACGCGGGGCACGTGAAGATCCTCGTCGTGACGGGCGCGGACGAGACGGTCGAGACGCTCGTCGAGTCCGTCCGCGAGCAGGCGGGCATCCAGGAGGAGGCCGCCGCCGAGACGACCGACGGCCTGACCGACGCCGCCCTCGTCGAGGCCGTCTCCGAGCTGCGCCTCGTCAAGGACGACTACGAGATCGCGGAGATGCGCAAGGCCGTCGCCGCGTCGATCGAGGGCTTCGCCGAGGTGGTCCGCGCGCTCCCCCGCGCCGTCGGGCGCCCGCGCGGCGAGCGCGTCGTCGAGGCGACGTTCGACGGGCACGCGCGCATCGAGGGCAACGAGGTCGGCTACGACACGATCGCGGCCGCGGGCGAGCACGCGACGACGCTGCACTGGACGCGCAACGACGGCGAGGTCCGCGAGGGCGAGCTCCTGCTGCTCGACGCGGGCGTCGAGGTCGACTCGCTGTACACGGCCGACGTGACGCGCACGCTGCCCGTCTCGGGCACGTTCACCGAGACGCAGCGCAAGGTCTACCAGGCCGTGCTCGACGCGGCCGACGCCGCGTTCGAGGCCGCCGTCCCCGGACGTCGCTTCCGCGACGTCCACGCCGCGGCCATGGAGGTCATCGCGGCGCGGCTCGAGGAGTGGGGCCTGCTGCCCGACGGCGTCACCGCCAAGGAGTCGCTCGAGCCGGAGGGTCAGTTCCACCGCCGCTGGATGGTGCACGGCACCTCGCACCACCTCGGCATCGACGTGCACGACTGCGCGCAGGCGCGCGCGGAGATGTACCTCGACGGCGTCATCGAGCCGGGGATGATCTTCACGATCGAGCCCGGCCTGTACTTCAAGAGCGACGACCTGCTCGTCCCCGAGGAGCTGCGCGGCATCGGCGTGCGCATCGAGGACGACGTCCTCGTCACCGAGGACGGCAACGAGAACCTCACTGCGGCGCTCCCCCGCAAGCCCGACGAGCTCGAGGCGTGGATGGCGTCGGTGCGCTGACGCCGAGATCGACCTGCTCTGCGGGCGTGCGGCTGCGGCTGCACGCCCGCAGCTCGTTTCCCCGGCAGCGCGGACGCTCCGCCCTCGGGCAGGACGCGGCCGCTCAGGCGGAGGCGGCCGCTCAGGCCGAAGGGGCGTCCTCGCCGGGGCGCGGAGCCTCGCTCGCCGGGGCGCCGGAAGCGCCCTCGGCCGGAGCGTCTGCGGCCTCCGAGGCGACGTCGTCGGTCCGCACGCCGTACCGCGGCCGTCCGTCCGGGGTGACGTACTGGCTCGAGATGCGCGACGGCGTCGGGCTCGCCTGGGGGGCGACGGGCGCGAGCGGGCCAGGCACCGACGGCGCAGGCGCAGCCGGCGCGACGACCGGGGTGTCCGCCGCCGTCGACCGGATACCAGCCTCCGCGAGGAGCCGACGCGCCTCGTTCGCCTTCTCGACGCTGCACAGCACGACGTATCGCGTCGCGACGATCTGCGACTGCGAGGTGAAGTCACGCTTGCCGCGCGTCGCCGCATAAGAGATCAGGGCGAACATGAGCCCGAAGCCCGCACCGATCACGACGCCGGAGATCACCGTCGCGGCGACGTCCTCGGACGCGAACATCGCGAGCAGCAGACCGACGAACAGGCCGAACCACGCCCCTGACGCGATGCCGCCGACCGCGACGCGGCCCGTCGTCAGCCGCCCCATGACGCGCTCGACCATCGTGAGCCCCTCGCCGATGATCGACAGGTTCTGCACCGGGAACGCCTTGTCCGAGAGCGTGTCGACGGCCCGCTGGGCGTCGACGTAGTCCGTGAAGGCCGCGACGGCGTCACCCTTCGGCATCGTGACGGCGGCCTGAGGACCACGGTTGAGGTTCGGCTGGCTCATGCCCCCAGTCTGCCGCACCGCGGTCTTCCCGCAGCCCACGGGCTGCGCGCCCACCTGGCCGTTCCTCGGATGCGCACTAGGATCGGGAACCGTGAGCGGCGCAGCAACGAGAGTGTTCATCGCCCGGCTCGCCGAGACCTCTGTCTTCGACCCGCTCGGGGACAAGGTCGGGCGCGTCCGGGACGTCGTCGTGCTCATGCGCGCCAAGGCCGCACCGCGCGCGGTCGGTCTCGTCGTCGAGGTCCCGGGCCGACGCCGGGTCTTCCTCCCGTTCACTCGCGTCACCTCGATCGACACGGGCCAGGTCATCTCGACGGGCCTCGTGAACATGCGCCGCTTCGAGAAGCGCCGCATGGAGACGCTCGTCATCGGTGAGCTGTTCGACCGCGTCGTCGAGTTCACCGACGGGTCGGGCAGCGCACGCATCGAGGACGTCTCGATCGAGCTCGAGCGCAACGGCGACTGGGTCGTCGACCGCCTGTTCGTGCGCCGTGAGAACGCGACGAAGGGCGCCCTCGGCATCCGTCGCCGCAACCAGGGCGAGGTCGTCGACGTCCGCGCGGTCAAGTCCCTCGCGTCGGCCGAGCAGAAGCAGGGCGCCGGCCTGCTCCTGGCCGCGTACGAGGACCTCAAGCCCGCCGACCTCGCCGACGCGCTGCACGACCTCAACGACAACCGGCGTCTCGAGGTCGCCGAGGCGCTCGACGACGAGCGGCTCGCTGACGTCCTCGAGGAGCTTCCCGAAGACGACCAGGTGGCGATCCTCTCCTCGCTCGAGCCGACCCGCGCCGCCGACGTCCTCGAGGCCATGCAGCCGGACGATGCCGCCGACCTGCTCCACGAGCTGCCCGACGCGCGAGCAACAGAGCTCCTCGCGCTCATGCAGCCCGAGGACGCCCGCGACGTGCGTCGCCTGCTCGCGTACGACGACTACACGGCCGGTGGTCTCATGACGACCGACCCGGTGATCCTCGGCCCCGAGACGTCGATCGCTGCGGCGATGGCGCACATCCGTCGCCAGGACCTCCCGCCTGCGCTCGCGTCGATGGTCTTCGTCGTGCGACCTCCGATCGAGACGCCCACGGGGCGCTTCCTCGGCGTCGTGCACTTCCAGCGGATGCTCCGCGAGCCCCCGCACGAGTCGCTCGGCTCGGTGCTCGACGAGATCGACCACGTCTCGCCGCAAGCTCCGCTCGGGCAGATCACACGTCTGCTCGCGACGTACAACCTGCTCGCGCTCCCCGTGCTCGACGCCGAGCGTCGTCTGCTCGGGGCCGTGAGCATCGACGACGTGCTCGACCACATGCTGCCCGAGGACTGGCGCGAGGACGACCACGTCCCCGACGTGGCGGGCGGCGGTGGTCAGCATGGCTGAGCGCATCGACCAGCCGAAGGCTGCACGTCGCGGGTTCCGTGCCCGGTTCCTGCCGGAGCGCAACCCAGGCAGCGACCGCTTCGGTCGCCTGTCCGAGGGCATCGCCCGGTTCATGGGCACCCCGCGCTTCCTGCTGTACATGACGGTGTTCTGCGCCGCGTGGCTCATCTGGAACACGTGGGGCCCGGCCGACGGGCGCTTCGACAGCAAGGAGTTCGGCTTCACGCTGCTGACGCTCATGCTGTCGCTGCAGGCCTC
This genomic window from Flavimobilis soli contains:
- a CDS encoding aminopeptidase P family protein — encoded protein: MSSETTPAQTTPEDQSIAERGSNRSLRPSSDAFRNFIWSGWAPRPDARPERAPYADFTAARREALSARFPGTRLVVPAGGLKVRSNDTDYRFRPHSAFAHLTGLGTDQEPDAVLVLDPREDGGHDAVLFFRPLAERNTTEFYADARYGEFWVGARPSLTDLEALTGIATAHVDELADRVAKDAGHVKILVVTGADETVETLVESVREQAGIQEEAAAETTDGLTDAALVEAVSELRLVKDDYEIAEMRKAVAASIEGFAEVVRALPRAVGRPRGERVVEATFDGHARIEGNEVGYDTIAAAGEHATTLHWTRNDGEVREGELLLLDAGVEVDSLYTADVTRTLPVSGTFTETQRKVYQAVLDAADAAFEAAVPGRRFRDVHAAAMEVIAARLEEWGLLPDGVTAKESLEPEGQFHRRWMVHGTSHHLGIDVHDCAQARAEMYLDGVIEPGMIFTIEPGLYFKSDDLLVPEELRGIGVRIEDDVLVTEDGNENLTAALPRKPDELEAWMASVR
- a CDS encoding magnesium transporter MgtE N-terminal domain-containing protein; amino-acid sequence: MSGAATRVFIARLAETSVFDPLGDKVGRVRDVVVLMRAKAAPRAVGLVVEVPGRRRVFLPFTRVTSIDTGQVISTGLVNMRRFEKRRMETLVIGELFDRVVEFTDGSGSARIEDVSIELERNGDWVVDRLFVRRENATKGALGIRRRNQGEVVDVRAVKSLASAEQKQGAGLLLAAYEDLKPADLADALHDLNDNRRLEVAEALDDERLADVLEELPEDDQVAILSSLEPTRAADVLEAMQPDDAADLLHELPDARATELLALMQPEDARDVRRLLAYDDYTAGGLMTTDPVILGPETSIAAAMAHIRRQDLPPALASMVFVVRPPIETPTGRFLGVVHFQRMLREPPHESLGSVLDEIDHVSPQAPLGQITRLLATYNLLALPVLDAERRLLGAVSIDDVLDHMLPEDWREDDHVPDVAGGGGQHG
- a CDS encoding general stress protein; this encodes MSQPNLNRGPQAAVTMPKGDAVAAFTDYVDAQRAVDTLSDKAFPVQNLSIIGEGLTMVERVMGRLTTGRVAVGGIASGAWFGLFVGLLLAMFASEDVAATVISGVVIGAGFGLMFALISYAATRGKRDFTSQSQIVATRYVVLCSVEKANEARRLLAEAGIRSTAADTPVVAPAAPAPSVPGPLAPVAPQASPTPSRISSQYVTPDGRPRYGVRTDDVASEAADAPAEGASGAPASEAPRPGEDAPSA